In Triticum aestivum cultivar Chinese Spring chromosome 5B, IWGSC CS RefSeq v2.1, whole genome shotgun sequence, the following proteins share a genomic window:
- the LOC123115719 gene encoding pathogenesis-related protein PRB1-2, translating to MEASKLALLVVLAMAAAMANPSNAQNSPHDYVVAHNVARAGVGLGPVTWDASVAAYAASYARQRSGDCKLVHSKAQQYGENLFWGSGKDWTAAQAVKIWADEKANYNYASNSCAAGKQCGHYTQIVWRNSTHIGCARLLCDHDAGVFITCNYGPPGNYIGQRPY from the coding sequence ATGGAGGCATCTAAGCTCGCTCTTTTGGTCGTGCTGGCAATGGCAGCCGCGATGGCTAACCCCAGCAATGCCCAGAACTCGCCACACGACTACGTCGTCGCCCACAACGTCGCTCGCGCCGGCGTGGGCTTGGGCCCTGTGACCTGGGACGCGTCCGTGGCGGCCTATGCGGCGAGCTACGCAAGGCAGCGCTCCGGCGACTGCAAGCTGGTGCACTCAAAGGCACAACAGTACGGGGAGAACCTGTTCTGGGGCTCCGGCAAGGACTGGACGGCGGCACAGGCCGTGAAGATATGGGCCGACGAGAAGGCCAACTATAATTATGCCTCCAACAGCTGTGCCGCCGGTAAGCAGTGTGGGCACTACACGCAGATAGTGTGGCGCAACTCAACGCATATCGGCTGCGCGCGTCTGCTCTGCGACCATGACGCCGGCGTGTTCATCACTTGCAATTACGGCCCTCCGGGCAACTACATTGGGCAGAGGCCATATTGA